DNA sequence from the Deinococcus depolymerans genome:
GTCGGCGCGATCGGCCTGGAGCACGGCGAGGGCGCGTCGCTGCTGCGCGGCGCGGCCGTGCTGCCCGAGGCGCGTGGCGGTGGGCTGGGCCGGCGGCTGGTCATGAGCGCCGTGGAGTACGCGCAGGGACGTGGGGACCGCGCGATCTACATGTTCAGCAAGGGCGGCGACTGGGGCACCTTCGGCTTTCAGCAGGTGCCGCTGGCGGTCGTGATGGGCGACCTGCCGGACACGCCGCAGGTGCGGGCGTACCGCGCGCGGGGCGACCGCCCGGGCGGCACCACCTGGATGCGCACCCTGGGGTAAGCGCGGTGCGCTGTGGGCCGTGGGGCGCAGGGCCGTTCCCATGTCCCACACCCCACACCCCTCCCTGCTGGAGCCGCGCGTGACGCTCTCGCTGGAGTCCATCGCGGTGCCGGACATCCACCCGGACGCGCCGCTGTCGTTCCGCAAGGCGCGGCTGTCGGACATCGACGCGGTTCACGAGCTGATCGGGTACTGGGCGGCGCGCGGCCTGATGCTGGTGCGGTCCAAGGCGCTGCTCGCCGAGACCATCCGGGACTTCCACCTCGTGCTGGCCGAACCGCACGGGGGGCGGCCCGGCGGTCTGGGCGGCGTGTGCGGCCTGCACATGCTCGCGCCGGATCTCGCCGAGGTGCGCGGGCTGGCCATTCACCCGAACATGCAGGGGCGCGGCCTGGGCCGTGACCTGGTGGCCGCGTGTGAACGCGAGGCGCGCGAGATCGACCTGCCGGCCCTGTTCGCCTGGACGTACCAGCAGGGCTTCTTCGAGAAGTGCGGCTTTACCCGCATCGATAAGACGAACCTGCACCCCAAGGTCTGGAGCGAGTGCCAGCGCTGCGCGTTCTTCGAGAACTGCAACGAGATCGCCATGTACCGGGAGCTGCGGTGAACGGGTCGCCGGGGGCCAGCGCGCGGCCCTCCCCATCCGCTGAAGTGCTGACGCGCCCCGTGCCGGCGGCCTCTACGATGAATCTCATGAACCCCATGCACGCCGCCGCTGCCCTCACCTTCGCCCTCGCTGTCACGGCCTCCGCGCAGGGAACGTCGGTGCCGCTGACCGCGCACC
Encoded proteins:
- a CDS encoding GNAT family N-acetyltransferase, with protein sequence MTDSSVQIRMASPADRDTVTRVFHDSGLDTDATLADGTTYWVMERGGQPVGAIGLEHGEGASLLRGAAVLPEARGGGLGRRLVMSAVEYAQGRGDRAIYMFSKGGDWGTFGFQQVPLAVVMGDLPDTPQVRAYRARGDRPGGTTWMRTLG
- a CDS encoding N-acetyltransferase, encoding MSHTPHPSLLEPRVTLSLESIAVPDIHPDAPLSFRKARLSDIDAVHELIGYWAARGLMLVRSKALLAETIRDFHLVLAEPHGGRPGGLGGVCGLHMLAPDLAEVRGLAIHPNMQGRGLGRDLVAACEREAREIDLPALFAWTYQQGFFEKCGFTRIDKTNLHPKVWSECQRCAFFENCNEIAMYRELR